Proteins encoded together in one Gemmatimonadota bacterium DH-78 window:
- a CDS encoding efflux RND transporter periplasmic adaptor subunit, with product MPFQRRTLSVFSILLVVAVVAGATWWRLAPEGDGESGPGEATALADSLGVDLGAAGAEFSTDLPQPVEAAEVVRDTLWVTVDAGARAAAFRQATVATQVDGVIQSVPVRENSRVGQGDPIVQIDTVELGLELARARAEMASARDQYETMLLFNDEETDPAVRQRRELAARSSSGLAQAEVSLRQAEMRMERATVRAPFEGRVADLQVVAGQHAGTGTELMTIVDIDPIKVEVSVLEAELGYLAPGREARVTFAAFPGETFSGRIETLNPVVGEDRTGRVTIHLPNPDGRIKPGMYADVRIDARSFPDRILVPRSAVLERGTPRDRTIVFLYEGDEDQGLAKWQYVITGAESDELVEIIPTDETGELQPGQIVLTDGHHYLSHDTRVRIVENVVVEGGRPGA from the coding sequence ATGCCGTTTCAGCGACGAACCCTTTCCGTCTTCAGCATCCTCCTGGTCGTGGCGGTGGTGGCGGGCGCGACCTGGTGGAGACTCGCCCCGGAGGGCGACGGCGAGAGCGGGCCCGGTGAGGCGACGGCGCTCGCCGACTCGCTGGGCGTGGACCTCGGCGCGGCGGGGGCCGAGTTCTCCACCGATCTGCCCCAGCCGGTGGAGGCGGCGGAGGTCGTCCGCGATACCCTGTGGGTGACGGTCGACGCGGGAGCGCGCGCCGCGGCCTTCCGGCAGGCCACCGTGGCCACGCAGGTCGACGGGGTGATCCAGTCGGTACCGGTGCGCGAGAACAGCCGGGTCGGGCAGGGGGACCCGATCGTGCAGATCGACACCGTCGAGCTCGGGCTCGAACTGGCTCGGGCGCGGGCCGAGATGGCGTCGGCACGGGACCAGTACGAGACGATGCTGCTCTTCAACGACGAGGAGACGGACCCGGCGGTGCGGCAGCGCCGCGAACTGGCCGCTCGGTCGTCGAGCGGGCTGGCCCAGGCCGAGGTGTCGCTCCGCCAGGCCGAGATGCGGATGGAGCGGGCCACCGTGCGGGCGCCCTTCGAGGGGCGGGTGGCCGATCTGCAGGTGGTGGCCGGGCAGCATGCCGGCACCGGGACGGAGCTCATGACCATCGTCGACATCGACCCGATCAAGGTGGAGGTGAGCGTGCTCGAGGCCGAGCTGGGCTACCTCGCTCCCGGCCGCGAAGCTCGGGTCACCTTCGCCGCCTTTCCGGGAGAGACCTTCTCCGGGCGGATCGAGACGCTGAATCCCGTGGTCGGCGAAGACCGCACAGGGCGCGTCACGATCCACCTCCCGAACCCGGACGGGCGAATCAAGCCCGGCATGTACGCCGACGTGCGCATCGATGCCCGCAGCTTCCCCGACCGTATTCTCGTGCCCCGCTCCGCGGTGCTCGAGCGGGGCACGCCGCGCGACCGCACGATCGTCTTCCTCTACGAGGGCGACGAGGACCAGGGGCTGGCCAAGTGGCAGTACGTGATCACGGGAGCGGAGAGCGACGAGCTCGTGGAGATCATTCCCACCGACGAGACCGGCGAGCTGCAGCCGGGGCAGATCGTGCTCACCGACGGCCACCACTACCTCTCGCACGACACCCGCGTACGGATCGTCGAGAACGTCGTCGTCGAGGGCGGGAGACCGGGGGCGTGA
- a CDS encoding TolC family protein, whose translation MRSVRSALAALLLAGPLAAQAPGDTLALGLDDALAIARGANPAVLRAENELALDAPHARATWLGQVVPQLTVNLLQTGYSGSLQRQATDFFGQPIENPESSWSYYSNTRQGFSLNWRIQGRSFLDARERQQQTSRGRALALASADAALEAEVQGEYWNALEQRQLLEVEEGLLEGRQRDLEAAERRYSLARATRVDVLQAEYALEQQRAEIQSQRSAYEQALLTLRTTLGELDLGAIRPNERDLPVFDPAGLDEDALVSRALGENPQVRSAEAGVDGARIGVSEATQWKWPELSIGYNWGQFSQTREAEALFDVGYDADRMTSSFSVALSVPFFNNYFQNRYSESQARVALQNQQESLKETRLQAEWEVRSQLIQLRNQFETLRLAERSLGIAEEALRLAREEYRIGTRTFEQLQDAVEQEVGSRRQVITSRFSFVDALIALESAVGGSVRPATGG comes from the coding sequence ATGCGGTCCGTACGGTCGGCCCTGGCGGCGCTCCTTCTCGCGGGGCCTCTCGCGGCCCAGGCGCCCGGCGACACCCTGGCGCTCGGTCTCGACGACGCGCTCGCCATCGCGCGGGGCGCCAACCCCGCGGTGCTGCGCGCCGAGAACGAGCTCGCTCTCGATGCTCCCCACGCCCGCGCCACCTGGCTGGGGCAGGTCGTGCCGCAGCTCACGGTGAACCTGCTGCAGACCGGCTATTCCGGCTCGCTTCAGCGCCAGGCCACCGACTTTTTCGGGCAGCCCATCGAGAATCCGGAGTCGAGCTGGTCGTACTACTCCAACACCCGCCAGGGCTTCTCGCTCAACTGGCGCATTCAGGGGCGCAGCTTCCTCGACGCTCGAGAGCGCCAGCAGCAGACCAGCCGGGGGCGGGCCCTCGCGCTCGCCTCGGCCGACGCCGCGCTGGAGGCGGAGGTGCAGGGCGAGTACTGGAACGCCCTCGAGCAGCGGCAACTCCTCGAGGTGGAGGAGGGCCTCCTCGAAGGGCGTCAGCGGGATCTCGAGGCAGCGGAGCGCCGCTACTCGCTCGCGCGCGCAACCCGCGTCGACGTGCTGCAGGCCGAGTACGCGCTCGAGCAGCAGCGGGCCGAGATCCAGTCGCAGCGCAGCGCGTACGAGCAGGCGCTGCTCACCCTCCGCACCACCCTCGGCGAGTTGGACCTCGGCGCCATCCGACCGAATGAACGCGACCTGCCCGTCTTCGATCCCGCCGGGCTCGACGAAGATGCGCTCGTGTCGCGCGCCCTCGGCGAGAACCCGCAGGTGCGCTCGGCGGAGGCGGGGGTCGACGGCGCGCGTATAGGCGTGTCGGAGGCCACCCAGTGGAAGTGGCCCGAGTTGAGCATCGGCTACAACTGGGGCCAGTTCAGTCAGACCCGCGAGGCCGAAGCCCTCTTCGACGTGGGGTACGACGCCGACCGGATGACGAGTTCGTTCTCGGTCGCTCTGAGCGTGCCCTTCTTCAACAACTACTTCCAGAACCGCTACAGCGAGAGCCAGGCGCGGGTGGCGCTTCAGAATCAGCAGGAGTCGCTGAAGGAGACCCGACTTCAGGCGGAGTGGGAGGTGCGCTCGCAGCTGATCCAGCTGCGCAACCAGTTCGAGACGCTCCGCCTCGCGGAGCGGTCGCTCGGGATCGCGGAAGAGGCGCTGCGGCTCGCCCGAGAGGAGTACCGGATCGGCACGCGCACCTTCGAGCAGCTCCAGGACGCCGTCGAGCAGGAGGTCGGGAGCCGGCGGCAGGTGATCACCTCGCGCTTCAGCTTCGTCGATGCGCTCATCGCCCTCGAATCGGCGGTCGGCGGTTCGGTCCGACCCGCCACCGGGGGCTGA
- a CDS encoding efflux RND transporter permease subunit — MSIPRTSTRRPVAVAMLFLAVILLGFISYVRLPIDLLPDVSYPRLVVYTSYPDVAPAEVERLITERVEAEAAAVSGVERVTSVSREGVSLVTLRFGWGTDMDYAMLNVRERMDNLREGLPETATRPRILRVDPESEPIMTLSVSGPDDLWTTKELAETVFRRRLEQLDGVAQAAVSGGLDREIQVEVDPDRMQAYGLTIAQVSQALARANVSGGSGTILQGRYRYPLRTMGEFQEVDEIAEVVVAQQASGAVDERGEPTSRMVRVRDIATVTDGFAERESMAYYDGVEAVGLLVFKESGANTVTVAQGVDGVLDQLRSEFPEVQLEVAYSQAGFIASSISNVVQALVFGGLLAFLVLFLFLRDSRYPFAIAAAIPISVVGTFALMEAADVSLNIMSLGGLALGVGMLVDNSIVVLENIFRHREAGRSGLEAAALGAEEVQGAITASTLTTISVFGPIIYVEGVAGELFGDLSLAVAFSLIASLLVALTLLPTLAARFSGAEKAVDPPPAAPQPRPSGFYGWMQWAWFAIVFAPFKVIRFVIRLGRSLAVFWGQSFGGAVSRGARPFLQAFDRGFDRFAERYHTALEWSLDHRGRVLTGSTMALVLTALVGSALQRDLLPEVDQGAFDLRLELQPGVGIETTASAAERIERALIEDEGVEAVFGQVGRDVRAYADGQEENGLNTARFQVRLREGVATDEVIDRLRPLQQQFGAGELSIQSGQATALGAMLGGSDADVSVRVRGQDLELLMTRAGEVRDRLAGLEMLTNVRVGSEVGTPQIDVEILSEVAAQYGIAPGEVSATVDRALRGDRATEFVDFDRKIPVVVSYPRDLRYARSTLEGLRVEGVPIRELVEIRDAIGPAEVRREEQGRMIPVFADVASGGLGDAIAAIEAELADVPVSRDFRFEVGGENEEMRRSFRDLSFAFALALVLVYMILAAQFESFVHPFTILMAVPLALVGAIAALAITGQGLNTMSLIGVVILVGIVVNDAIVKVDFINQMRASGMALRDAILEAGRVRLRPILMTTVTTVLGLLPMALGIGRGADLRAPLAIAVIGGLIVATLLTLIVVPVVYAVIEGVRRRAAQGAALDVSGEHLAPSGAD; from the coding sequence ATGTCGATCCCGCGCACCTCGACCCGGCGGCCGGTGGCGGTCGCCATGCTCTTCCTGGCGGTGATCCTGCTGGGCTTCATCAGCTACGTGCGGCTGCCGATCGACCTGCTGCCCGATGTGAGCTACCCCCGCCTGGTGGTCTACACGTCGTATCCCGACGTGGCGCCCGCCGAGGTCGAACGGCTGATCACCGAACGGGTGGAGGCCGAAGCCGCCGCCGTCTCGGGGGTGGAGCGGGTGACCTCGGTGTCGCGCGAAGGGGTGAGTCTGGTCACCCTGCGCTTCGGCTGGGGCACCGACATGGACTACGCCATGCTCAACGTCCGCGAGCGCATGGACAATCTGCGCGAGGGACTGCCCGAGACGGCCACCCGGCCCCGGATCCTGCGGGTGGATCCGGAGTCGGAGCCGATCATGACGCTGAGCGTGTCCGGCCCCGACGACCTCTGGACCACCAAGGAGCTGGCCGAGACGGTCTTCCGGCGTCGGCTCGAGCAGCTCGACGGAGTGGCGCAGGCCGCCGTTTCGGGCGGGCTCGATCGCGAGATCCAGGTGGAGGTCGATCCCGACCGCATGCAGGCCTACGGGCTCACCATCGCCCAGGTCAGTCAGGCCCTCGCCCGCGCCAACGTGAGCGGCGGCAGCGGCACGATCCTCCAGGGCAGGTATCGGTACCCGCTGCGCACGATGGGCGAGTTTCAGGAGGTGGACGAGATCGCCGAGGTGGTGGTGGCGCAGCAGGCTTCCGGCGCCGTCGACGAGCGGGGCGAACCCACGTCGCGGATGGTGCGGGTGCGCGACATCGCGACCGTCACCGACGGCTTCGCCGAGCGGGAGTCGATGGCCTACTACGACGGCGTGGAAGCCGTGGGGCTGCTCGTGTTCAAGGAGTCGGGCGCCAACACGGTCACGGTGGCGCAGGGCGTGGACGGCGTGCTCGATCAGCTTCGCAGCGAGTTTCCGGAAGTGCAGCTCGAGGTGGCCTACAGCCAGGCAGGCTTCATCGCCTCGTCGATCAGCAACGTCGTCCAGGCGCTCGTGTTCGGTGGGCTGCTCGCCTTTCTCGTGCTCTTCCTCTTCCTGCGCGACTCGCGCTACCCGTTCGCGATCGCCGCGGCGATTCCCATCTCGGTGGTCGGCACCTTCGCGCTCATGGAGGCGGCCGACGTCTCGCTCAACATCATGAGTCTCGGGGGACTGGCGCTCGGCGTGGGCATGCTGGTCGACAACTCGATCGTGGTGCTGGAGAACATCTTCCGGCACCGGGAGGCCGGTCGCAGCGGACTGGAGGCGGCCGCGCTCGGTGCCGAGGAGGTGCAGGGCGCGATCACGGCGAGCACGCTGACCACGATCTCCGTGTTCGGGCCGATCATCTACGTGGAGGGGGTGGCCGGCGAGCTGTTCGGCGACCTGTCGCTGGCGGTGGCCTTCTCGCTCATCGCCTCGCTGCTCGTGGCGCTCACCCTCCTGCCCACCCTCGCCGCCCGCTTCTCCGGGGCCGAGAAGGCGGTCGATCCGCCTCCCGCGGCCCCGCAGCCGCGTCCGTCCGGGTTCTACGGATGGATGCAGTGGGCCTGGTTCGCGATCGTGTTCGCCCCCTTCAAGGTGATCCGTTTCGTGATCCGTCTCGGGCGGAGTCTCGCGGTGTTCTGGGGTCAGTCGTTCGGCGGCGCGGTGTCGAGGGGTGCTCGCCCCTTCCTGCAGGCCTTCGATCGCGGGTTCGATCGGTTCGCCGAACGCTACCACACCGCCCTCGAGTGGTCGCTCGACCACCGGGGCCGCGTGCTCACCGGCTCGACGATGGCGCTGGTTCTGACGGCGCTCGTGGGGTCGGCCCTGCAGCGCGATCTGCTGCCCGAGGTGGACCAGGGCGCCTTCGATCTTCGGCTCGAACTCCAGCCCGGGGTCGGGATCGAGACGACCGCCTCCGCGGCCGAGCGGATCGAGCGGGCCCTGATCGAGGACGAGGGCGTCGAGGCGGTATTCGGCCAGGTGGGTCGCGATGTGCGTGCTTACGCCGACGGCCAGGAGGAGAACGGGCTCAATACGGCGCGCTTCCAGGTGCGGCTGCGCGAGGGGGTCGCCACCGACGAGGTGATCGACCGGCTGCGCCCGCTGCAGCAGCAGTTCGGGGCCGGCGAGCTCTCGATCCAGTCGGGTCAGGCCACCGCCCTCGGCGCGATGCTGGGCGGTTCGGACGCCGACGTGTCGGTGCGGGTGCGCGGACAGGACCTCGAACTTCTCATGACCCGGGCCGGCGAGGTGCGCGACCGGCTCGCCGGCCTCGAGATGCTCACGAACGTGCGGGTGGGCTCGGAAGTGGGCACGCCGCAGATCGACGTCGAGATCCTCTCCGAGGTGGCGGCCCAGTACGGCATCGCGCCCGGCGAGGTGTCGGCCACCGTCGACCGTGCCCTTCGCGGCGACCGGGCCACGGAGTTCGTGGACTTCGACCGCAAGATCCCGGTGGTGGTGAGCTACCCGCGCGACCTGCGGTATGCGCGCTCCACCCTCGAGGGACTGCGGGTGGAAGGGGTGCCCATTCGCGAACTGGTGGAGATCCGCGACGCCATCGGTCCGGCCGAGGTGCGGCGCGAGGAGCAGGGGCGGATGATTCCGGTGTTCGCCGATGTGGCGTCGGGTGGGCTCGGCGACGCCATCGCCGCCATCGAGGCGGAGCTCGCCGACGTTCCCGTGTCGCGCGACTTCCGCTTCGAGGTGGGGGGCGAGAACGAGGAGATGCGGCGCTCCTTCCGCGACCTGAGCTTCGCCTTCGCGCTCGCGCTGGTGCTCGTCTACATGATTCTCGCGGCGCAGTTCGAGTCGTTCGTGCACCCGTTCACGATCCTCATGGCCGTGCCGCTGGCGCTGGTGGGCGCCATCGCCGCTCTTGCGATCACCGGGCAGGGGCTCAACACCATGAGTCTGATCGGCGTGGTGATCCTGGTGGGGATCGTGGTGAACGATGCCATCGTGAAGGTCGACTTCATCAATCAGATGCGCGCTTCGGGGATGGCGCTGCGAGACGCGATCCTCGAGGCGGGGCGGGTGCGCCTGCGCCCGATCCTGATGACCACCGTCACGACGGTGCTGGGGCTGCTCCCCATGGCGCTCGGCATCGGCCGCGGCGCCGACCTGCGCGCACCCCTCGCGATCGCGGTGATCGGCGGGCTCATCGTCGCCACCCTCCTCACCCTGATCGTGGTTCCGGTGGTGTACGCCGTGATCGAGGGGGTGCGCCGGAGGGCCGCACAGGGGGCCGCGCTCGATGTCTCGGGTGAGCACCTCGCGCCCTCGGGAGCCGACTGA
- a CDS encoding efflux RND transporter permease subunit has protein sequence MIRLSIRRPVAVAMTYSAVALLGLFSWQNIPIEFLPDTELPRLTVNASWRGSSPETVEAFLTSPLEAAIQQVQGVDSIMSDSSEGQASISVVFDRDVDMDFVRLELSERLSSLDEDLPPGVQNVVVQPYVPREFQDQRRPFLSYSFTGPYLLEALHRHLEEVVAPELSQIDGVAVTRVFGGRERRIEIRVDEEEIRSLGLNPFSVYQRIQELDMVQEAGVIRDDAGERTVTIVNRPQSADDIRRAPLRAIGGTVVTVGDVASVHDTFGEPTRLERIDGRPSVTMSLTKERGSNTVRTADEVKARLAELEALSPYGSEFILEYDESEEVRRQLTDLRVRAGVAAVVIFAVLLLFLGSFRSAGLVFATIAFSVLISLNLIYFGGLTLNLLTLMGLAMGFGLIVDNSIVVLENIYRRWQRGESPSEASEVGAREVVLPILASTATTLIVFVPFVYLQGELRVFYVPLAIVVALTLLASLFVAFSFIPSISARILRGPRPTFHLPGVGGGAGAGAAGVAAAPRRAPLYQRFYSTLIGFTLLHPWVAIFVTLSALAGSGYLFDKYVTTGVVWGGGGSQRTYISIAISLPRGSNLERTNGLVEFFEEKLRVLPEVEQYTASIQESSARMEVTFPDSLELTAIPPAIKEQMLAYSHTFTGAEVRVTGYGPSFYGGGGSPPQYTIKVLGYNFETVRDIAEDIGGRLERLARVQEVDTNASGRFTRDKAAEFTLRVDRARLARFDMGVGDLVNQIGRVVAGTGGVQSIKVGGEELQYEVKVKDVDYIDVLALRESTIQAPDGRDVRLGDVVSIERRDVLSTIHRENQQYERTVAYEFRGPQKLGDLYRDALIENMTLPAGYSIEVSSGFRFGLDQQNQIYALLAISILLVYMVTAALFESIRQPLAVLLTVPMALIGVFLIFFYARATFTREAYIGVIMMGGIVVNNAILLVDHINNVRRSTDLALYDAILRGTLERVRPILMTTATTVLGLLPLVLFSETADANIWNALGYALIGGLLSSTLFVLTTTPALYYLFEKGPAERAAWAARGPVAPEDRGGAAGGATGLPGVAPQPG, from the coding sequence ATGATCCGCCTCAGCATTCGCCGACCGGTGGCCGTCGCCATGACCTATTCGGCGGTGGCCCTTCTGGGCTTGTTCTCCTGGCAGAACATTCCGATCGAGTTCCTGCCCGACACCGAGCTGCCGCGGTTGACGGTGAACGCCAGCTGGAGAGGGTCGAGTCCGGAGACGGTGGAGGCCTTCCTCACCTCGCCGCTCGAAGCGGCGATCCAGCAGGTGCAGGGGGTCGACAGCATCATGTCGGACTCGTCCGAAGGCCAGGCGTCGATCTCGGTGGTGTTCGACCGCGACGTCGACATGGACTTCGTGCGGCTCGAGCTGTCGGAGCGACTCTCCTCGCTCGACGAAGACCTGCCCCCGGGCGTGCAGAACGTGGTGGTGCAACCCTATGTGCCTCGCGAGTTCCAGGACCAGCGCCGCCCCTTTCTGAGCTACTCCTTCACCGGGCCGTATCTGCTCGAGGCGCTGCATCGGCATCTCGAAGAGGTGGTGGCCCCCGAGCTGAGCCAGATCGACGGGGTGGCGGTCACCCGGGTGTTCGGGGGGCGGGAGCGCCGCATCGAGATCCGCGTCGACGAGGAGGAGATCCGCTCGCTGGGGCTCAACCCATTCTCGGTGTACCAGCGGATCCAGGAACTCGACATGGTGCAGGAGGCCGGGGTCATTCGCGACGACGCCGGCGAGCGCACCGTCACCATCGTCAACCGGCCGCAGAGCGCCGACGACATTCGCCGGGCCCCGCTGCGGGCGATCGGGGGCACGGTCGTGACCGTCGGCGACGTGGCCTCGGTGCACGACACCTTCGGCGAGCCCACCCGGCTCGAGCGCATCGACGGGCGCCCGTCGGTCACGATGTCGCTCACGAAGGAGCGCGGGTCGAACACCGTGCGCACGGCCGATGAAGTGAAGGCGCGACTGGCCGAGCTCGAGGCGCTGAGCCCCTATGGCAGCGAGTTCATTCTCGAGTACGACGAGAGCGAGGAGGTGCGTCGTCAGCTCACCGATCTTCGTGTGCGCGCAGGGGTGGCGGCCGTCGTCATCTTCGCCGTCCTGCTGCTCTTTCTCGGGTCGTTCCGGTCGGCCGGGCTCGTGTTCGCCACGATCGCCTTCTCGGTGCTGATCTCGCTCAACCTCATCTACTTCGGCGGGCTCACCCTCAACCTGCTCACCCTGATGGGGCTGGCGATGGGCTTCGGGCTGATCGTCGACAACTCGATCGTGGTGCTCGAGAACATCTATCGGCGATGGCAGCGGGGCGAATCGCCGAGCGAGGCCTCGGAGGTGGGCGCACGCGAGGTGGTGCTGCCGATCCTGGCCTCCACCGCCACCACCCTGATCGTCTTCGTGCCCTTCGTGTACCTGCAGGGCGAACTCCGGGTCTTCTACGTGCCCCTGGCGATCGTGGTAGCGCTGACCCTGCTGGCCTCGCTTTTCGTGGCGTTCAGCTTCATTCCATCGATCTCGGCGCGCATCCTGCGCGGGCCGCGTCCCACCTTCCACCTGCCCGGTGTGGGGGGCGGAGCGGGTGCGGGAGCCGCAGGCGTGGCCGCGGCGCCGCGCAGGGCGCCGCTCTATCAGCGCTTCTACTCCACCCTGATCGGGTTCACCCTGCTGCACCCCTGGGTGGCGATCTTCGTGACGCTCTCGGCGCTGGCCGGGTCGGGCTACCTCTTCGACAAGTACGTGACCACGGGCGTGGTGTGGGGCGGCGGGGGAAGCCAGCGCACCTACATCTCCATCGCCATCTCGCTCCCGCGGGGATCCAATCTGGAGCGCACGAACGGCCTCGTGGAGTTCTTCGAAGAGAAGCTGCGCGTGCTCCCCGAAGTCGAGCAGTACACCGCCTCCATTCAGGAGTCCTCGGCTCGCATGGAGGTCACCTTTCCCGACTCGCTCGAACTGACCGCGATCCCGCCGGCGATCAAGGAGCAGATGCTCGCCTACAGCCACACCTTCACCGGTGCCGAGGTGCGGGTGACGGGATACGGGCCCTCCTTCTACGGCGGAGGGGGCAGTCCGCCGCAGTACACGATCAAGGTGCTGGGCTACAACTTCGAGACGGTGCGCGACATCGCCGAGGACATCGGCGGACGGCTCGAGCGGCTGGCGCGGGTGCAGGAGGTGGACACCAATGCCTCGGGCCGGTTCACCCGCGACAAGGCCGCCGAGTTCACCCTGCGCGTCGACCGGGCCCGCCTCGCGCGATTCGACATGGGGGTGGGCGACCTCGTGAACCAGATCGGGCGCGTGGTGGCCGGCACGGGGGGCGTGCAGTCCATCAAGGTGGGCGGGGAGGAACTGCAGTACGAGGTGAAGGTGAAGGACGTCGACTACATCGACGTGCTCGCCCTGCGCGAGAGCACCATCCAGGCCCCGGACGGCCGCGACGTTCGACTCGGCGACGTGGTGTCGATCGAGCGGCGCGACGTGCTCTCCACCATCCACCGCGAGAATCAGCAGTACGAGCGCACGGTGGCCTACGAGTTCCGGGGTCCGCAGAAGCTCGGCGATCTCTACCGCGACGCGCTCATCGAGAACATGACGCTTCCGGCCGGCTACTCGATCGAGGTGTCGTCGGGCTTCCGCTTCGGGCTGGACCAGCAGAACCAGATCTACGCCCTGCTGGCGATCTCGATCCTGCTCGTCTACATGGTCACGGCCGCGCTCTTCGAGTCGATCCGGCAGCCGCTGGCCGTGCTCCTGACGGTTCCGATGGCGCTGATCGGGGTGTTCCTGATCTTCTTCTACGCCCGCGCCACCTTCACCCGCGAGGCGTACATCGGCGTGATCATGATGGGCGGGATCGTGGTGAACAACGCGATTCTGCTGGTCGATCACATCAACAACGTGCGAAGGTCCACCGATCTGGCGCTGTACGACGCGATCCTGCGGGGCACTCTCGAACGGGTGCGGCCCATTCTCATGACGACGGCCACCACCGTGCTCGGCCTCCTGCCCCTCGTGCTCTTCAGCGAGACGGCCGACGCGAACATCTGGAACGCGCTCGGCTACGCCCTCATCGGGGGGCTGCTCAGCTCCACCCTCTTCGTGCTGACCACCACGCCGGCGCTCTACTACCTGTTCGAGAAGGGGCCGGCGGAACGGGCGGCGTGGGCGGCGCGAGGGCCGGTTGCACCCGAGGATCGAGGCGGGGCGGCGGGGGGCGCGACCGGGCTCCCCGGAGTGGCGCCGCAGCCCGGCTGA